A genomic region of Vitis vinifera cultivar Pinot Noir 40024 chromosome 7, ASM3070453v1 contains the following coding sequences:
- the LOC100247418 gene encoding calmodulin-binding transcription activator 3 isoform X1, with amino-acid sequence MASMADTRRYALGNQLDIEQILLEAQNRWLRPAEICEILRNYIKFRICPEPANMPPSGSLFLFDRKVLRYFRKDGHNWRKKKDGKTVKEAHERLKAGSIDVLHCYYAHGEDNENFQRRSYWMLEEELSHIVLVHYREVKGNRTSFNRIKETEGALINSQETEEVVPNSETDCSVSSSFPMNSYQMASQTTDTTSLNSAQASEYEDAESAYNHQASSRLHSFLEPVMEKGDALTAPYYPAPFSTDDYQGKLDIPGADFTSLAQESSSKDSNSVGISYELPKNLDFPSWEDVLENCNAGVQSMPSQTPFSSTRADTMGIIPKQENEILMQLLTDSFSRKQEFGSDPQGQDEWQTSEGYSAHLSKWPGDQKLHSDSAYGLSTRFDIQEANCVDLLNSLEPGHAYPDGQKGHPLQNDFQIQLLNVDHGCYQKSDSERNMITEGKANYSSALKQPLLDSSLTEEGLKKVDSFNRWMSKELGDVNESHMQSRLSSSAAYWDTVESENGVDESSISPQGHLDTYMLGPSLSQDQLFSIIDFSPNWAYAGSEVKVLIMGKFLKGQQDAEKCKWSCMFGEVEVPAEVISDGVLRCHTPIHKAERVPFYVTCSNRLACSEVREFEYRVNHIRDVDTADVSSGSTSEILLHMRFVKLLSLAPSSNSGLSNEGDRFPLNSKISSLMEEDNDEWEQMLMLTSEEFSPEKAKEQLLQKLLKEKLHVWLLQKAAEGGKGPNVLDEDGQGVLHFAAALGYDWAIPPTTAAGVSVNFRDVNGWTALHWAAFCGRERTVPFLISQGAAPGALTDPTPKYPAGRTPADLASSNGHKGIAGYLAESALSAHLQSLHLKETKEADAAEISGIKAVQTISERSPTPISTGDLPLKDSLAAVCNATQAAARIHQVFRVQSFQKKQQKEYDDGKFGMSDEHALSLIAVKSRLGQHDEPVHAAATRIQNKFRSWKGRKDFLIIRQRIVKIQAHVRGHQVRKNYRKIIWSVGILEKVILRWRRKGSGLRGFKPETHTEGTSMRDISSKEDDYDFLKEGRKQTEERLQKALARVKSMVQYPEARDQYRRLLNVVTEIQETKQVVYDRALNSSEEAADFDDLIDLQALLDDDTFMPTAS; translated from the exons GTggttcactttttctttttgatcgGAAGGTGTTGAGGTACTTTAGAAAAGATGGCCATAACTGGAGGAAGAAAAAAGATGGGAAGACAGTGAAGGAAGCTCATGAGAGGCTCAAG GCTGGAAGCATTGATGTTTTGCATTGCTACTATGCCCATGGAGAAGATAATGAAAACTTTCAAAGACGCAGCTATTGGATGCTTGAAGA GGAGCTCTCACACATAGTTCTTGTCCACTACCGGGAAGTAAAG ggAAATAGGACAAGCTTTAATCGCATTAAAGAGACTGAAGGAGCTTTAATCAATTCCCAAGAAACAGAAGAAGTTGTACCCAATTCTGAGACGGACTGTTCTGTGTCTTCTAGTTTTCCCATGAATAGTTACCAAATGGCTTCACAAACCACTGACACAACAAGCCTGAACAGCGCTCAAGCATCAGAATATGAAGATGCTGAGTCAG CATATAATCACCAAGCCAGTTCCAGACTCCACTCTTTTCTTGAGCCTGTGATGGAGAAGGGTGATGCACTTACTGCTCCTTACTACCCTGCACCATTTTCAA CAGATGATTACCAAGGAAAGTTGGACATTCCTGGGGCTGATTTTACCTCACTTGCTCAAGAAAGTAGCAGCAAGGATTCCAACAGTGTTGGTATATCATATGAGCTTCCAAAAAATCTTGACTTCCCATCATGGGAAGATGTCTTGGAAAATTGTAATGCTGGAGTTCAATCTATGCCTTCTCAGACACCATTTTCATCTACACGAGCTGATACTATGGGTATCATTCctaaacaagaaaatgagattttgatgcAGCTTTTGACAGACAGCTTTAGTAGAAAGCAAGAGTTTGGGAGTGATCCACAAGGTCAAGACGAGTGGCAG ACTTCTGAAGGGTATTCTGCACATTTATCTAAGTGGCCTGGGGATCAGAAGTTGCATTCAGACTCAGCATATGGTCTCTCAACTAGGTTTGACATACAGGAAGCCAATTGTGTGGATTTACTGAATTCTTTGGAGCCTGGACATGCATATCCTGATGGGCAGAAGGGTCATCCTTTGCAAAATGACTTTCAAATACAGCTTTTAAATGTAGATCATGGATGCTATCAGAAATCAGATTCAGAAAGAAATATGATCACAGAGGGAAAAGCCAACTATTCCTCTGCTTTAAAACAGCCTTTGCTAGATAGCTCTCTAACAGAGGAAGGTCTGAAGAAGGTTGACAGCTTCAACCGATGGATGAGTAAAGAACTAGGAGACGTTAATGAGTCACATATGCAGTCCAGGCTGTCCAGCTCTGCAGCCTACTGGGATACTGTTGAGAGTGAAAATGGAGTTGATGAGTCTAGCATTTCTCCTCAAGGACACTTGGACACCTATATGCTGGGTCCCTCCCTTTCCCAGGATCAGCTTTTCAGCATAATTGATTTCTCACCTAACTGGGCTTACGCGGGCTCAGAAGTCAAG GTCCTCATTATGGGAAAATTCTTGAAGGGCCAACAGGATGCAGAAAAATGTAAATGGTCATGTATGTTTGGTGAAGTAGAAGTTCCAGCTGAGGTCATATCAGATGGTGTTCTTCGTTGCCATACTCCCATACACAAAGCTGAAAGGGTTCCTTTTTATGTTACATGCTCCAATAGGTTAGCTTGTAGTGAAGTACGAGAATTTGAATACCGTGTCAACCATATTCGTGATGTGGATACTGCAGATGTCTCTAGTGGCAGTACAAGTGAAATTCTCCTTCATATGAGATTTGTAAAACTATTGTCTTTGGCCCCTTCCTCAAATTCTGGGCTGAGCAATGAGGGTGATAGATTCCCTTTGAACAGCAAAATCAGTTCACTAATGgaagaagacaatgatgaatGGGAGCAGATGTTAATGCTTACTTCAGAGGAGTTCTCACCTGAAAAGGCTAAGGAGCAGCTGCTTCAGAAGTTGCTGAAGGAGAAGTTGCACGTGTGGCTCCTTCAGAAGGCAGCTGAAGGTGGAAAAGGTCCAAATGTATTAGATGAGGATGGCCAAGGGGTGCTTCATTTTGCAGCTGCTCTTGGCTATGATTGGGCTATACCACCCACAACTGCTGCAGGTGTTAGTGTCAATTTTCGTGATGTGAATGGATGGACTGCACTTCACTGGGCAGCATTTTGTGGCAG aGAGCGGACTGTTCCTTTCCTCATCTCTCAAGGTGCTGCTCCTGGAGCATTGACAGATCCAACTCCCAAATATCCTGCAGGCAGAACGCCTGCAGACTTAGCTTCTAGCAATGGACACAAAGGAATTGCTGGTTATCTTGCAGAATCTGCTTTAAGTGCACACCTTCAATCTCTTCATTTGAAAGAAACCAAGGAAGCTGATGCTGCGGAAATTTCTGGAATAAAAGCTGTACAAACGATTTCTGAACGGAGCCCAACTCCAATCAGCACTGGGGATCTCCCCCTGAAAGATTCATTAGCTGCCGTCTGTAATGCTACTCAAGCTGCTGCTCGTATTCATCAAGTCTTCAGGGTTCAGTCATTCCAAAAGAAGCAGCAAAAAGAGTATGATGATGGAAAATTTGGAATGTCAGATGAGCATGCTCTCTCACTTATTGCTGTTAAAAGCAGGCTAGGACAACATGATGAACCTGTGCATGCTGCTGCAACACGGATACAAAATAAGTTCCGCAGTTGGAAGGGAAGAAAAGACTTTTTGATAATCAGGCAGCGGATTGTTAAAATTCAG GCCCATGTAAGAGGCCACCAGGTCAGGAAAAACTATAGAAAGATAATCTGGTCTGTAGGAATTTTGGAGAAGGTAATTTTGCGCTGGAGACGGAAAGGGAGCGGTTTGCGAGGTTTCAAACCAGAAACACACACTGAGGGCACAAGCATGCGAGACATATCCTCGAAGGAGGATGATTATGATTTCCTGAAAGAGGGAAGAAAGCAAACAGAGGAAAGATTGCAAAAGGCCCTTGCTAGGGTGAAGTCCATGGTTCAGTATCCAGAGGCTAGAGATCAATACCGTAGGCTGCTGAATGTTGTCACTGAGATCCAGGAAACCAAG CAGGTTGTGTACGACAGAGCTCTCAACAGTTCGGAAGAAGCGGCTGATTTTGATGACCTGATTGATCTTCAAGCATTGTTGGATGATGACACCTTCATGCCTACAGCATCTTGA
- the LOC100247418 gene encoding calmodulin-binding transcription activator 3 isoform X3: protein MASMADTRRYALGNQLDIEQILLEAQNRWLRPAEICEILRNYIKFRICPEPANMPPSGSLFLFDRKVLRYFRKDGHNWRKKKDGKTVKEAHERLKAGSIDVLHCYYAHGEDNENFQRRSYWMLEEELSHIVLVHYREVKGNRTSFNRIKETEGALINSQETEEVVPNSETDCSVSSSFPMNSYQMASQTTDTTSLNSAQASEYEDAESAYNHQASSRLHSFLEPVMEKGDALTAPYYPAPFSTDDYQGKLDIPGADFTSLAQESSSKDSNSVGISYELPKNLDFPSWEDVLENCNAGVQSMPSQTPFSSTRADTMGIIPKQENEILMQLLTDSFSRKQEFGSDPQGQDEWQTSEGYSAHLSKWPGDQKLHSDSAYGLSTRFDIQEANCVDLLNSLEPGHAYPDGQKGHPLQNDFQIQLLNVDHGCYQKSDSERNMITEGKANYSSALKQPLLDSSLTEEGLKKVDSFNRWMSKELGDVNESHMQSRLSSSAAYWDTVESENGVDESSISPQGHLDTYMLGPSLSQDQLFSIIDFSPNWAYAGSEVKVLIMGKFLKGQQDAEKCKWSCMFGEVEVPAEVISDGVLRCHTPIHKAERVPFYVTCSNRLACSEVREFEYRVNHIRDVDTADVSSGSTSEILLHMRFVKLLSLAPSSNSGLSNEGDRFPLNSKISSLMEEDNDEWEQMLMLTSEEFSPEKAKEQLLQKLLKEKLHVWLLQKAAEGGKGPNVLDEDGQGVLHFAAALGYDWAIPPTTAAGVSVNFRDVNGWTALHWAAFCGRERTVPFLISQGAAPGALTDPTPKYPAGRTPADLASSNGHKGIAGYLAESALSAHLQSLHLKETKEADAAEISGIKAVQTISERSPTPISTGDLPLKDSLAAVCNATQAAARIHQVFRVQSFQKKQQKEYDDGKFGMSDEHALSLIAVKSRLGQHDEPVHAAATRIQNKFRSWKGRKDFLIIRQRIVKIQAHVRGHQVRKNYRKIIWSVGILEKVILRWRRKGSGLRGFKPETHTEGTSMRDISSKEDDYDFLKEGRKQTEERLQKALARVKSMVQYPEARDQYRRLLNVVTEIQETKVVYDRALNSSEEAADFDDLIDLQALLDDDTFMPTAS from the exons GTggttcactttttctttttgatcgGAAGGTGTTGAGGTACTTTAGAAAAGATGGCCATAACTGGAGGAAGAAAAAAGATGGGAAGACAGTGAAGGAAGCTCATGAGAGGCTCAAG GCTGGAAGCATTGATGTTTTGCATTGCTACTATGCCCATGGAGAAGATAATGAAAACTTTCAAAGACGCAGCTATTGGATGCTTGAAGA GGAGCTCTCACACATAGTTCTTGTCCACTACCGGGAAGTAAAG ggAAATAGGACAAGCTTTAATCGCATTAAAGAGACTGAAGGAGCTTTAATCAATTCCCAAGAAACAGAAGAAGTTGTACCCAATTCTGAGACGGACTGTTCTGTGTCTTCTAGTTTTCCCATGAATAGTTACCAAATGGCTTCACAAACCACTGACACAACAAGCCTGAACAGCGCTCAAGCATCAGAATATGAAGATGCTGAGTCAG CATATAATCACCAAGCCAGTTCCAGACTCCACTCTTTTCTTGAGCCTGTGATGGAGAAGGGTGATGCACTTACTGCTCCTTACTACCCTGCACCATTTTCAA CAGATGATTACCAAGGAAAGTTGGACATTCCTGGGGCTGATTTTACCTCACTTGCTCAAGAAAGTAGCAGCAAGGATTCCAACAGTGTTGGTATATCATATGAGCTTCCAAAAAATCTTGACTTCCCATCATGGGAAGATGTCTTGGAAAATTGTAATGCTGGAGTTCAATCTATGCCTTCTCAGACACCATTTTCATCTACACGAGCTGATACTATGGGTATCATTCctaaacaagaaaatgagattttgatgcAGCTTTTGACAGACAGCTTTAGTAGAAAGCAAGAGTTTGGGAGTGATCCACAAGGTCAAGACGAGTGGCAG ACTTCTGAAGGGTATTCTGCACATTTATCTAAGTGGCCTGGGGATCAGAAGTTGCATTCAGACTCAGCATATGGTCTCTCAACTAGGTTTGACATACAGGAAGCCAATTGTGTGGATTTACTGAATTCTTTGGAGCCTGGACATGCATATCCTGATGGGCAGAAGGGTCATCCTTTGCAAAATGACTTTCAAATACAGCTTTTAAATGTAGATCATGGATGCTATCAGAAATCAGATTCAGAAAGAAATATGATCACAGAGGGAAAAGCCAACTATTCCTCTGCTTTAAAACAGCCTTTGCTAGATAGCTCTCTAACAGAGGAAGGTCTGAAGAAGGTTGACAGCTTCAACCGATGGATGAGTAAAGAACTAGGAGACGTTAATGAGTCACATATGCAGTCCAGGCTGTCCAGCTCTGCAGCCTACTGGGATACTGTTGAGAGTGAAAATGGAGTTGATGAGTCTAGCATTTCTCCTCAAGGACACTTGGACACCTATATGCTGGGTCCCTCCCTTTCCCAGGATCAGCTTTTCAGCATAATTGATTTCTCACCTAACTGGGCTTACGCGGGCTCAGAAGTCAAG GTCCTCATTATGGGAAAATTCTTGAAGGGCCAACAGGATGCAGAAAAATGTAAATGGTCATGTATGTTTGGTGAAGTAGAAGTTCCAGCTGAGGTCATATCAGATGGTGTTCTTCGTTGCCATACTCCCATACACAAAGCTGAAAGGGTTCCTTTTTATGTTACATGCTCCAATAGGTTAGCTTGTAGTGAAGTACGAGAATTTGAATACCGTGTCAACCATATTCGTGATGTGGATACTGCAGATGTCTCTAGTGGCAGTACAAGTGAAATTCTCCTTCATATGAGATTTGTAAAACTATTGTCTTTGGCCCCTTCCTCAAATTCTGGGCTGAGCAATGAGGGTGATAGATTCCCTTTGAACAGCAAAATCAGTTCACTAATGgaagaagacaatgatgaatGGGAGCAGATGTTAATGCTTACTTCAGAGGAGTTCTCACCTGAAAAGGCTAAGGAGCAGCTGCTTCAGAAGTTGCTGAAGGAGAAGTTGCACGTGTGGCTCCTTCAGAAGGCAGCTGAAGGTGGAAAAGGTCCAAATGTATTAGATGAGGATGGCCAAGGGGTGCTTCATTTTGCAGCTGCTCTTGGCTATGATTGGGCTATACCACCCACAACTGCTGCAGGTGTTAGTGTCAATTTTCGTGATGTGAATGGATGGACTGCACTTCACTGGGCAGCATTTTGTGGCAG aGAGCGGACTGTTCCTTTCCTCATCTCTCAAGGTGCTGCTCCTGGAGCATTGACAGATCCAACTCCCAAATATCCTGCAGGCAGAACGCCTGCAGACTTAGCTTCTAGCAATGGACACAAAGGAATTGCTGGTTATCTTGCAGAATCTGCTTTAAGTGCACACCTTCAATCTCTTCATTTGAAAGAAACCAAGGAAGCTGATGCTGCGGAAATTTCTGGAATAAAAGCTGTACAAACGATTTCTGAACGGAGCCCAACTCCAATCAGCACTGGGGATCTCCCCCTGAAAGATTCATTAGCTGCCGTCTGTAATGCTACTCAAGCTGCTGCTCGTATTCATCAAGTCTTCAGGGTTCAGTCATTCCAAAAGAAGCAGCAAAAAGAGTATGATGATGGAAAATTTGGAATGTCAGATGAGCATGCTCTCTCACTTATTGCTGTTAAAAGCAGGCTAGGACAACATGATGAACCTGTGCATGCTGCTGCAACACGGATACAAAATAAGTTCCGCAGTTGGAAGGGAAGAAAAGACTTTTTGATAATCAGGCAGCGGATTGTTAAAATTCAG GCCCATGTAAGAGGCCACCAGGTCAGGAAAAACTATAGAAAGATAATCTGGTCTGTAGGAATTTTGGAGAAGGTAATTTTGCGCTGGAGACGGAAAGGGAGCGGTTTGCGAGGTTTCAAACCAGAAACACACACTGAGGGCACAAGCATGCGAGACATATCCTCGAAGGAGGATGATTATGATTTCCTGAAAGAGGGAAGAAAGCAAACAGAGGAAAGATTGCAAAAGGCCCTTGCTAGGGTGAAGTCCATGGTTCAGTATCCAGAGGCTAGAGATCAATACCGTAGGCTGCTGAATGTTGTCACTGAGATCCAGGAAACCAAG GTTGTGTACGACAGAGCTCTCAACAGTTCGGAAGAAGCGGCTGATTTTGATGACCTGATTGATCTTCAAGCATTGTTGGATGATGACACCTTCATGCCTACAGCATCTTGA
- the LOC100247418 gene encoding calmodulin-binding transcription activator 3 isoform X4 yields the protein MASMADTRRYALGNQLDIEQILLEAQNRWLRPAEICEILRNYIKFRICPEPANMPPSGSLFLFDRKVLRYFRKDGHNWRKKKDGKTVKEAHERLKAGSIDVLHCYYAHGEDNENFQRRSYWMLEEELSHIVLVHYREVKGNRTSFNRIKETEGALINSQETEEVVPNSETDCSVSSSFPMNSYQMASQTTDTTSLNSAQASEYEDAESAYNHQASSRLHSFLEPVMEKGDALTAPYYPAPFSNDYQGKLDIPGADFTSLAQESSSKDSNSVGISYELPKNLDFPSWEDVLENCNAGVQSMPSQTPFSSTRADTMGIIPKQENEILMQLLTDSFSRKQEFGSDPQGQDEWQTSEGYSAHLSKWPGDQKLHSDSAYGLSTRFDIQEANCVDLLNSLEPGHAYPDGQKGHPLQNDFQIQLLNVDHGCYQKSDSERNMITEGKANYSSALKQPLLDSSLTEEGLKKVDSFNRWMSKELGDVNESHMQSRLSSSAAYWDTVESENGVDESSISPQGHLDTYMLGPSLSQDQLFSIIDFSPNWAYAGSEVKVLIMGKFLKGQQDAEKCKWSCMFGEVEVPAEVISDGVLRCHTPIHKAERVPFYVTCSNRLACSEVREFEYRVNHIRDVDTADVSSGSTSEILLHMRFVKLLSLAPSSNSGLSNEGDRFPLNSKISSLMEEDNDEWEQMLMLTSEEFSPEKAKEQLLQKLLKEKLHVWLLQKAAEGGKGPNVLDEDGQGVLHFAAALGYDWAIPPTTAAGVSVNFRDVNGWTALHWAAFCGRERTVPFLISQGAAPGALTDPTPKYPAGRTPADLASSNGHKGIAGYLAESALSAHLQSLHLKETKEADAAEISGIKAVQTISERSPTPISTGDLPLKDSLAAVCNATQAAARIHQVFRVQSFQKKQQKEYDDGKFGMSDEHALSLIAVKSRLGQHDEPVHAAATRIQNKFRSWKGRKDFLIIRQRIVKIQAHVRGHQVRKNYRKIIWSVGILEKVILRWRRKGSGLRGFKPETHTEGTSMRDISSKEDDYDFLKEGRKQTEERLQKALARVKSMVQYPEARDQYRRLLNVVTEIQETKVVYDRALNSSEEAADFDDLIDLQALLDDDTFMPTAS from the exons GTggttcactttttctttttgatcgGAAGGTGTTGAGGTACTTTAGAAAAGATGGCCATAACTGGAGGAAGAAAAAAGATGGGAAGACAGTGAAGGAAGCTCATGAGAGGCTCAAG GCTGGAAGCATTGATGTTTTGCATTGCTACTATGCCCATGGAGAAGATAATGAAAACTTTCAAAGACGCAGCTATTGGATGCTTGAAGA GGAGCTCTCACACATAGTTCTTGTCCACTACCGGGAAGTAAAG ggAAATAGGACAAGCTTTAATCGCATTAAAGAGACTGAAGGAGCTTTAATCAATTCCCAAGAAACAGAAGAAGTTGTACCCAATTCTGAGACGGACTGTTCTGTGTCTTCTAGTTTTCCCATGAATAGTTACCAAATGGCTTCACAAACCACTGACACAACAAGCCTGAACAGCGCTCAAGCATCAGAATATGAAGATGCTGAGTCAG CATATAATCACCAAGCCAGTTCCAGACTCCACTCTTTTCTTGAGCCTGTGATGGAGAAGGGTGATGCACTTACTGCTCCTTACTACCCTGCACCATTTTCAA ATGATTACCAAGGAAAGTTGGACATTCCTGGGGCTGATTTTACCTCACTTGCTCAAGAAAGTAGCAGCAAGGATTCCAACAGTGTTGGTATATCATATGAGCTTCCAAAAAATCTTGACTTCCCATCATGGGAAGATGTCTTGGAAAATTGTAATGCTGGAGTTCAATCTATGCCTTCTCAGACACCATTTTCATCTACACGAGCTGATACTATGGGTATCATTCctaaacaagaaaatgagattttgatgcAGCTTTTGACAGACAGCTTTAGTAGAAAGCAAGAGTTTGGGAGTGATCCACAAGGTCAAGACGAGTGGCAG ACTTCTGAAGGGTATTCTGCACATTTATCTAAGTGGCCTGGGGATCAGAAGTTGCATTCAGACTCAGCATATGGTCTCTCAACTAGGTTTGACATACAGGAAGCCAATTGTGTGGATTTACTGAATTCTTTGGAGCCTGGACATGCATATCCTGATGGGCAGAAGGGTCATCCTTTGCAAAATGACTTTCAAATACAGCTTTTAAATGTAGATCATGGATGCTATCAGAAATCAGATTCAGAAAGAAATATGATCACAGAGGGAAAAGCCAACTATTCCTCTGCTTTAAAACAGCCTTTGCTAGATAGCTCTCTAACAGAGGAAGGTCTGAAGAAGGTTGACAGCTTCAACCGATGGATGAGTAAAGAACTAGGAGACGTTAATGAGTCACATATGCAGTCCAGGCTGTCCAGCTCTGCAGCCTACTGGGATACTGTTGAGAGTGAAAATGGAGTTGATGAGTCTAGCATTTCTCCTCAAGGACACTTGGACACCTATATGCTGGGTCCCTCCCTTTCCCAGGATCAGCTTTTCAGCATAATTGATTTCTCACCTAACTGGGCTTACGCGGGCTCAGAAGTCAAG GTCCTCATTATGGGAAAATTCTTGAAGGGCCAACAGGATGCAGAAAAATGTAAATGGTCATGTATGTTTGGTGAAGTAGAAGTTCCAGCTGAGGTCATATCAGATGGTGTTCTTCGTTGCCATACTCCCATACACAAAGCTGAAAGGGTTCCTTTTTATGTTACATGCTCCAATAGGTTAGCTTGTAGTGAAGTACGAGAATTTGAATACCGTGTCAACCATATTCGTGATGTGGATACTGCAGATGTCTCTAGTGGCAGTACAAGTGAAATTCTCCTTCATATGAGATTTGTAAAACTATTGTCTTTGGCCCCTTCCTCAAATTCTGGGCTGAGCAATGAGGGTGATAGATTCCCTTTGAACAGCAAAATCAGTTCACTAATGgaagaagacaatgatgaatGGGAGCAGATGTTAATGCTTACTTCAGAGGAGTTCTCACCTGAAAAGGCTAAGGAGCAGCTGCTTCAGAAGTTGCTGAAGGAGAAGTTGCACGTGTGGCTCCTTCAGAAGGCAGCTGAAGGTGGAAAAGGTCCAAATGTATTAGATGAGGATGGCCAAGGGGTGCTTCATTTTGCAGCTGCTCTTGGCTATGATTGGGCTATACCACCCACAACTGCTGCAGGTGTTAGTGTCAATTTTCGTGATGTGAATGGATGGACTGCACTTCACTGGGCAGCATTTTGTGGCAG aGAGCGGACTGTTCCTTTCCTCATCTCTCAAGGTGCTGCTCCTGGAGCATTGACAGATCCAACTCCCAAATATCCTGCAGGCAGAACGCCTGCAGACTTAGCTTCTAGCAATGGACACAAAGGAATTGCTGGTTATCTTGCAGAATCTGCTTTAAGTGCACACCTTCAATCTCTTCATTTGAAAGAAACCAAGGAAGCTGATGCTGCGGAAATTTCTGGAATAAAAGCTGTACAAACGATTTCTGAACGGAGCCCAACTCCAATCAGCACTGGGGATCTCCCCCTGAAAGATTCATTAGCTGCCGTCTGTAATGCTACTCAAGCTGCTGCTCGTATTCATCAAGTCTTCAGGGTTCAGTCATTCCAAAAGAAGCAGCAAAAAGAGTATGATGATGGAAAATTTGGAATGTCAGATGAGCATGCTCTCTCACTTATTGCTGTTAAAAGCAGGCTAGGACAACATGATGAACCTGTGCATGCTGCTGCAACACGGATACAAAATAAGTTCCGCAGTTGGAAGGGAAGAAAAGACTTTTTGATAATCAGGCAGCGGATTGTTAAAATTCAG GCCCATGTAAGAGGCCACCAGGTCAGGAAAAACTATAGAAAGATAATCTGGTCTGTAGGAATTTTGGAGAAGGTAATTTTGCGCTGGAGACGGAAAGGGAGCGGTTTGCGAGGTTTCAAACCAGAAACACACACTGAGGGCACAAGCATGCGAGACATATCCTCGAAGGAGGATGATTATGATTTCCTGAAAGAGGGAAGAAAGCAAACAGAGGAAAGATTGCAAAAGGCCCTTGCTAGGGTGAAGTCCATGGTTCAGTATCCAGAGGCTAGAGATCAATACCGTAGGCTGCTGAATGTTGTCACTGAGATCCAGGAAACCAAG GTTGTGTACGACAGAGCTCTCAACAGTTCGGAAGAAGCGGCTGATTTTGATGACCTGATTGATCTTCAAGCATTGTTGGATGATGACACCTTCATGCCTACAGCATCTTGA